A window of Phytoactinopolyspora mesophila contains these coding sequences:
- a CDS encoding glutamyl-tRNA reductase, with translation MSVLVVGLSHRSATVEALEDVALSRDSVVKVLEEVHSAEHLSEAVVISTCNRLELYADVATFHGGVEEAGRILSVHTGVPLELLTPYLYVHYAERAVSHLFHVASGLDSMVVGETQILGQVREAFRFAQTSGTTGRVLSELFQSALRVGKRAHAETNIDDAGRSLVTVGLATLAPSVAPDGWSVGRMDGTSWRELVADFRVVVVGAGSMSALAATTLAETGADVVVVNRTLDHAQRLADSIGGTAAPISAIPDLLHDADLLVSCTGAAGIVIAHDMIETVIQRRAGRPLGILDLAMPHDVDSTVAQLPGVVLTDLATLADANDADGGAVTVDVDAVRSIVVDEVSAFSAARRVDRVAPTVIALRTMAADVVEAELGRMEGRLPGLDERTRAEVAATVRRVVDKLLHSPTVRVKELASQPDGASYEDALRELFSLDHRSIDAVAKPDVTIDLEWGERA, from the coding sequence ATGAGCGTGCTCGTGGTGGGACTTTCGCACCGCAGCGCTACGGTCGAGGCTCTCGAGGACGTGGCCCTGAGCCGCGACTCGGTGGTCAAGGTCCTCGAGGAAGTGCACTCCGCCGAGCATCTGTCCGAGGCCGTTGTCATCTCGACGTGCAATCGCCTGGAGCTGTACGCCGATGTCGCGACCTTCCACGGCGGTGTCGAGGAAGCCGGCCGGATCCTTTCGGTTCACACTGGCGTGCCGCTGGAACTCCTGACTCCCTACCTCTACGTGCACTATGCGGAGCGCGCGGTCTCTCACCTGTTCCATGTCGCCAGCGGGCTGGATTCGATGGTGGTGGGCGAGACGCAGATTCTCGGCCAGGTGCGCGAGGCGTTCCGGTTCGCCCAGACATCAGGCACCACCGGGCGGGTGCTCAGCGAACTGTTCCAATCCGCGCTGCGGGTCGGCAAGCGGGCGCACGCAGAGACGAACATCGACGACGCCGGCCGGTCACTGGTCACGGTAGGGCTCGCCACGTTGGCGCCGTCGGTGGCGCCGGACGGCTGGTCCGTCGGCCGGATGGACGGTACCTCGTGGCGCGAGCTCGTTGCTGATTTCCGGGTAGTGGTCGTCGGCGCCGGGTCCATGTCCGCGCTGGCCGCGACCACGCTCGCCGAGACCGGTGCCGACGTCGTGGTGGTCAACCGCACGCTGGATCACGCCCAGCGGCTGGCCGATTCGATCGGTGGAACCGCCGCGCCCATCAGCGCCATCCCAGACCTGCTACATGACGCCGACCTCCTGGTCTCGTGCACGGGGGCAGCCGGGATCGTCATCGCCCACGACATGATCGAGACAGTCATTCAGCGGCGGGCCGGCCGGCCCCTGGGCATTCTGGACCTGGCGATGCCGCACGACGTCGATTCAACTGTCGCGCAGTTGCCAGGCGTGGTGCTCACGGATCTGGCCACACTCGCGGATGCGAACGATGCCGACGGCGGAGCGGTCACCGTCGATGTCGATGCGGTGCGGTCTATCGTCGTCGACGAGGTCTCGGCCTTCTCTGCGGCTAGGCGTGTCGACCGGGTGGCGCCGACTGTCATCGCCCTGCGCACGATGGCCGCTGACGTTGTCGAGGCCGAACTGGGCCGGATGGAAGGGCGCCTGCCGGGGCTCGACGAGCGTACCCGCGCGGAAGTCGCGGCCACGGTACGCCGCGTCGTCGACAAACTTCTGCATTCGCCGACCGTGCGGGTCAAGGAACTCGCCTCGCAGCCCGACGGCGCTTCTTATGAGGACGCGCTGCGCGAACTGTTCTCACTCGACCATCGGTCGATCGATGCTGTCGCGAAACCTGACGTCACCATCGACCTGGAGTGGGGTGAGCGGGCATGA
- a CDS encoding helix-turn-helix domain-containing protein: protein MTTSGPEAPQGQPLGEVRFLTVAEVATAMRVSKMTVYRLVHAGTLPAVQVGRSFRIPESAVHEYLDKSYVQGMEAG, encoded by the coding sequence ATGACGACGAGCGGACCGGAAGCGCCCCAAGGACAGCCCCTGGGCGAGGTGCGGTTCCTGACGGTTGCCGAGGTCGCGACCGCCATGCGGGTGTCCAAGATGACGGTCTATCGGCTCGTGCATGCTGGCACGCTGCCGGCCGTGCAGGTAGGCAGGTCATTCCGGATACCCGAGAGCGCCGTACATGAGTACTTGGACAAGTCCTACGTTCAGGGCATGGAGGCGGGCTGA
- a CDS encoding 30S ribosomal protein bS22 — protein MGSVVKKRRKRMAKKKHRKLLRRTRVQRRRQGK, from the coding sequence GTGGGCTCTGTGGTCAAGAAACGCCGTAAGCGCATGGCGAAGAAGAAGCATCGGAAGCTGCTGCGCCGAACTCGAGTGCAGCGTCGTCGCCAAGGCAAGTAG
- a CDS encoding NAD-dependent epimerase/dehydratase family protein: MSGIVMVVGVARYLGAQLAHLLSKEPGIRVIGVDVMPPKEDIGAAEFVEADITTSAINRVIARCGPDVVVHMNILATRSDAGGRAPQKEINVIGTMQLLAACQRSDTVRKLVVKSSTAVYGAHPAAPALFAEDMAQGANTRRGYEKDASEVEGYVRGFSRRRPDVSVTILRLANVLGPGIRSALSEYFVLPVVPVVFGRDPRFQLVHEEDCLDVLRLATVEEHPGIFNVAGDGFMVLSQALRRAGRVPVPLPTLGTPFVRGLMRSSGIADMDSVQTRFLTFGRGVDTTRMRDVLGFTPRHSTVETFDSFVDARARGGILDRDRVAGVEQVLQSLIGRDGTR, translated from the coding sequence GTGTCCGGGATCGTGATGGTCGTCGGGGTCGCCCGGTACTTGGGTGCCCAGCTGGCACATCTGCTGTCCAAGGAACCCGGTATCCGGGTGATCGGCGTCGATGTCATGCCTCCCAAGGAAGACATCGGCGCCGCGGAGTTCGTCGAGGCGGATATCACCACGTCGGCCATCAATCGGGTCATCGCCCGGTGCGGTCCCGACGTCGTCGTCCACATGAACATCCTCGCCACTCGCTCCGATGCCGGCGGCCGAGCTCCGCAGAAGGAGATCAACGTCATCGGCACCATGCAGCTGCTGGCTGCATGTCAACGCTCGGACACCGTGCGAAAGCTGGTCGTCAAGTCGTCTACCGCCGTCTATGGAGCGCATCCCGCTGCGCCCGCTCTGTTCGCCGAAGACATGGCCCAGGGTGCCAACACACGGCGCGGTTACGAGAAGGACGCAAGTGAAGTCGAGGGGTACGTGCGGGGCTTCTCCCGGCGCCGCCCAGACGTCAGCGTCACCATCTTGCGATTGGCGAACGTGCTCGGCCCCGGGATCCGCTCGGCGCTGTCTGAGTACTTCGTGTTGCCCGTTGTGCCCGTGGTATTCGGCCGGGACCCTCGTTTCCAGCTCGTTCACGAAGAAGACTGCCTGGACGTGCTGAGGCTGGCCACGGTCGAGGAGCATCCGGGGATCTTCAACGTCGCAGGCGACGGCTTCATGGTGTTGAGTCAGGCGTTACGGCGGGCGGGGCGAGTGCCGGTGCCGTTGCCGACTCTGGGCACCCCGTTCGTCCGCGGCTTGATGCGTAGCTCCGGCATCGCGGATATGGATTCCGTGCAAACTCGGTTCCTGACGTTCGGCCGCGGCGTGGACACCACTCGGATGCGCGACGTTCTCGGATTCACGCCTCGGCACAGCACTGTCGAGACGTTCGATTCCTTCGTCGACGCCCGTGCGCGCGGCGGCATCCTCGACCGGGATCGCGTCGCCGGAGTCGAGCAGGTGCTGCAGTCCTTGATCGGCCGGGACGGGACGAGGTGA
- a CDS encoding glutaredoxin family protein: protein MVGNESPRVLMLGRPGCHLCDDARIIIERVCADLGVGWEERSIVGDAELEGRYSDQIPVIFVDGEQHDYWWVDENRLRKALS from the coding sequence ATGGTTGGCAACGAGAGTCCCCGGGTCCTGATGCTGGGCCGGCCGGGGTGTCACCTGTGTGACGATGCTCGCATCATCATCGAGCGAGTGTGCGCGGACTTGGGCGTTGGATGGGAAGAGCGCAGCATTGTCGGTGACGCCGAACTCGAAGGGCGGTACAGCGACCAGATACCGGTGATCTTCGTTGATGGTGAGCAGCACGACTACTGGTGGGTTGACGAGAACCGGCTGCGCAAGGCTCTGAGTTAG
- a CDS encoding redox-sensing transcriptional repressor Rex: MTRHSRSLTQAAQSSVPRGVPEATVARLPLYLRALTTLAERGVATVSSEELAETAGVNSAKLRKDLSYLGSYGTRGVGYEVDFLRHQISREIGLTQDWAVVIIGIGNLGHALANYGGFASRGFRIAALIDADPNRAGEEVAGLKVRHSDELEKVVSELNIAIGVIATPARAAQAVCERLVAAGITSILNFAPAVVQVPPGVDLRKVDLSTELQILAYHEQRKNGSALALTAEQAVELAKAVRG, translated from the coding sequence GTGACCCGACACAGCCGCTCGCTCACGCAAGCTGCGCAATCATCGGTTCCTCGTGGCGTTCCCGAGGCAACGGTGGCGCGGCTGCCTCTCTACCTGCGCGCGTTGACGACGCTCGCCGAACGCGGCGTGGCTACCGTGTCCTCGGAGGAGCTGGCCGAGACCGCGGGGGTCAATTCCGCGAAGTTGCGAAAAGACCTCTCTTACCTCGGTTCTTACGGTACCCGCGGTGTCGGCTACGAGGTCGACTTCCTCCGGCATCAGATCTCCCGCGAGATCGGGCTGACGCAGGACTGGGCCGTGGTCATCATCGGGATCGGAAACCTCGGGCATGCGCTGGCCAACTACGGCGGATTCGCCTCACGCGGGTTCCGGATCGCGGCGTTGATCGACGCTGATCCGAACCGTGCCGGGGAAGAGGTGGCTGGTCTCAAGGTGCGTCATTCCGACGAACTCGAGAAGGTCGTGTCGGAGCTCAACATCGCCATCGGCGTCATCGCGACGCCCGCCCGCGCGGCACAGGCGGTGTGTGAGCGCTTGGTGGCGGCTGGCATCACCAGCATCCTGAACTTTGCGCCCGCGGTCGTCCAGGTGCCGCCGGGTGTTGACCTGCGTAAGGTGGATCTCTCCACTGAGCTGCAGATTCTGGCGTATCACGAACAACGGAAGAACGGCTCGGCGTTGGCTCTGACAGCCGAACAAGCCGTCGAACTGGCGAAGGCGGTGCGCGGATGA
- a CDS encoding HAD family hydrolase — translation MRLRRDQYRSVGRAAAETAEAIAGIELPSDSRAAAFFDLDNTLLHGASLFYLARGLHERDFFRTSDILRFGYQQIRFAAGAEHAVHMSEARNTALSFIAGRSVAELSRIGEEIFEERMASKIWPGTQAIAHLHMDQGQRVWLVTAAPAEIAAIIAKRLGLTGALGTVAEHTNGEYTGRLVGDLLHGDAKAAAVEALAAREGLDLSLCSAYSDSANDIPMLSLVGHPCAVNPDRKLRKHAKQHGWRIRDYRGRRRNTTLGVAAGSGAVAGTAAGILIARHRR, via the coding sequence ATGCGCCTTCGCCGGGATCAGTACCGAAGTGTCGGCCGTGCGGCGGCCGAGACCGCGGAGGCGATAGCCGGCATCGAGCTACCGTCCGACTCCCGCGCGGCGGCGTTCTTCGACCTGGACAACACCCTGCTCCACGGTGCGTCGCTCTTCTATCTGGCGCGTGGCTTGCATGAGCGCGACTTCTTCCGGACGAGCGACATTCTCCGCTTCGGGTACCAGCAAATCCGTTTCGCCGCCGGCGCCGAACATGCCGTGCATATGAGCGAAGCCCGGAACACCGCGTTGTCGTTCATCGCCGGGAGGTCGGTCGCCGAGCTCTCCCGGATCGGCGAGGAGATCTTCGAGGAGCGCATGGCCAGCAAGATCTGGCCAGGCACCCAGGCGATCGCGCACCTGCACATGGACCAGGGCCAACGCGTGTGGCTGGTGACCGCGGCGCCCGCCGAGATCGCTGCGATCATCGCCAAGCGCCTGGGCCTGACCGGCGCGTTAGGCACCGTGGCCGAGCACACCAACGGCGAGTACACCGGCCGGCTCGTCGGCGACCTGCTACATGGCGACGCCAAAGCGGCCGCGGTAGAGGCGCTGGCCGCGCGCGAGGGTCTCGACCTGAGCCTCTGCTCCGCATACAGCGACTCGGCGAATGACATCCCCATGCTGTCGCTCGTGGGCCACCCGTGTGCGGTCAACCCGGATCGCAAACTGCGTAAACATGCCAAGCAGCACGGCTGGCGAATCCGCGATTACCGGGGCCGCCGGCGTAACACCACCCTCGGCGTGGCAGCGGGCAGTGGAGCGGTGGCCGGCACGGCGGCCGGCATACTGATCGCCCGCCACCGCCGCTGA
- the hemC gene encoding hydroxymethylbilane synthase yields MSPALRLGTRGSRLALAQSRSVAEALTAASGLEVDLVEITTFGDTSDEPLATIGGTGVFVSALREALLAGEVDFAVHSLKDLPTGAAEGLTLAAVPPRADPRDVLCARDHLTLGELPPGSKIGTGSPRRAAQLRALGLDLEVVPVRGNVDTRLSKVADGILDGVVLAHAGLSRLGLLDAVTEVLDPIQVLPAPGQGALAVECRSTDTELIDKIAVLDDPMTRLAVTAERVVLARLEAGCSAPVGAYAVTAEGEDTQDEELSGTPEASRATSETAGSAVFMELYIRGAVVSDDGAVTIRKSVTGPVGEAEQLGRALAQEMLDDGAGTVVGAEMPAPKKENVS; encoded by the coding sequence ATGAGCCCGGCACTTCGCCTTGGTACTCGAGGGAGCCGGCTCGCTCTCGCTCAGTCGCGCAGCGTGGCGGAGGCGCTGACCGCGGCGAGCGGGCTCGAGGTGGATCTGGTCGAGATCACCACGTTTGGCGATACGTCGGACGAACCTTTGGCCACCATCGGTGGTACCGGCGTGTTCGTCAGCGCCTTGCGGGAAGCATTGCTGGCGGGTGAGGTCGACTTTGCTGTGCACTCGCTGAAAGACCTGCCAACCGGCGCGGCTGAAGGGCTTACACTCGCGGCCGTGCCACCACGGGCTGATCCACGTGACGTGCTGTGCGCCCGGGACCACTTGACGCTGGGTGAACTGCCGCCTGGGTCCAAGATCGGCACCGGCTCACCTCGTCGGGCGGCGCAGCTCAGGGCGCTTGGCCTGGACTTGGAAGTCGTTCCGGTACGTGGCAACGTCGACACCCGGTTGTCCAAGGTGGCCGATGGCATTCTCGATGGTGTGGTTCTGGCCCACGCGGGGCTGTCCCGCCTAGGGCTGCTCGATGCCGTCACCGAGGTGCTCGACCCGATTCAGGTGCTGCCAGCCCCCGGGCAGGGAGCGCTCGCGGTGGAATGCCGTTCCACCGATACTGAGCTGATCGACAAGATCGCTGTCCTGGATGATCCCATGACGCGGCTTGCTGTCACTGCCGAGCGGGTGGTCCTGGCCCGTCTCGAAGCCGGTTGCAGCGCACCCGTGGGTGCGTACGCTGTTACGGCAGAAGGTGAAGACACTCAGGATGAAGAGCTCTCGGGAACACCCGAAGCCAGTCGAGCAACGAGCGAGACGGCTGGTTCGGCTGTGTTCATGGAGCTGTATATAAGAGGCGCCGTGGTCAGTGACGACGGCGCCGTGACTATCCGCAAGTCCGTCACCGGACCTGTCGGCGAAGCTGAGCAGCTCGGAAGAGCGCTAGCTCAAGAGATGCTCGACGACGGGGCCGGGACAGTCGTCGGTGCCGAGATGCCGGCACCGAAGAAGGAGAACGTCTCGTGA
- a CDS encoding uroporphyrinogen-III synthase: protein MTTPLNAHVRTDQGGVAFVGAGPGDPGLLTLRAVEALREADVVVLDETVHHRMLEHAPDLVEVVDLSVDDAGVALTAAARGRRVVQAAKTGRRVVRLVEGDPFSHATGADEALACVKAGIPFEVVAGVATGTAIPVHAGVPLVAGRRRTTQIFDIGGKIDLQSCTADTLVFTGVNEQLADLAQSIIESDRVPSTPVAVVTAGSTVEQQTVVSTLDHVAAAVKAAKLEGPYVLIVGDAVGNRDSLSWFETKPLFGWRVLVPRTKEQAASLSTALRRSGAVPEEVPTISVEPPRNPQQIDKAVRGMVEGRYEWIAFTSYNALRAVKEKLVGYGLDARALSGLKVAAVGEKTAEALREWGIEPDLVPSGEQSALGLLADWPPYDEVLDPINRVFLPRADIATETLAAGLMDMGWEVDDVTAYRTVRAAPPPAKTREAIKTGKFDAVLFTSSSTVRNLVGIAGKPHANTVIACIGPATAKTAEEHGLRVDVMAPEPSAELLASALAEFGASRRMSLLEAGEPLLRPSQRRRAMSRRKSAQ from the coding sequence GTGACCACTCCGCTCAACGCGCACGTGCGCACTGATCAAGGTGGCGTCGCATTTGTCGGCGCCGGCCCCGGTGATCCGGGGCTGCTTACCCTCCGGGCTGTGGAAGCGCTCCGGGAGGCCGATGTCGTCGTTCTCGACGAGACCGTCCATCATCGAATGCTCGAGCACGCACCGGATCTCGTCGAGGTCGTGGATCTCAGCGTCGACGACGCAGGTGTGGCGTTGACCGCCGCGGCGCGTGGCCGTCGCGTTGTCCAGGCCGCCAAGACCGGCCGACGGGTTGTCCGGCTGGTCGAGGGCGATCCGTTCAGCCACGCCACCGGCGCCGACGAGGCGCTGGCCTGCGTGAAGGCCGGAATACCGTTCGAGGTCGTGGCGGGTGTAGCCACCGGCACAGCCATCCCGGTGCACGCCGGCGTGCCGCTGGTGGCCGGCCGGCGCCGAACCACTCAGATCTTTGACATCGGTGGAAAGATCGACCTGCAGTCCTGCACGGCGGACACGCTGGTCTTCACCGGTGTCAACGAACAGCTGGCGGACTTGGCACAGAGCATCATCGAATCCGACCGCGTTCCCAGCACTCCGGTTGCAGTTGTGACAGCGGGCAGCACGGTAGAACAGCAGACGGTCGTGTCCACGCTGGATCACGTCGCCGCGGCGGTCAAGGCTGCGAAACTCGAGGGTCCGTACGTGCTGATCGTCGGCGATGCGGTCGGTAACCGGGATTCATTGTCCTGGTTCGAGACCAAGCCCCTGTTCGGCTGGCGCGTCCTGGTGCCGCGAACCAAGGAACAGGCCGCATCGTTGTCCACGGCGTTGCGTCGCTCCGGTGCGGTGCCTGAAGAGGTCCCCACCATCTCCGTCGAGCCGCCACGCAACCCGCAGCAGATCGACAAAGCCGTCCGCGGAATGGTCGAAGGACGCTACGAGTGGATTGCCTTCACGTCATACAACGCGCTGCGTGCGGTGAAGGAGAAGCTGGTCGGCTACGGGCTCGACGCGCGTGCCCTTTCCGGGCTGAAGGTGGCGGCCGTTGGTGAGAAGACCGCCGAGGCGCTGCGCGAATGGGGCATCGAGCCTGATCTTGTGCCCTCCGGAGAGCAGTCGGCGCTGGGGCTGCTGGCTGACTGGCCCCCGTATGACGAGGTCCTCGATCCCATCAACCGCGTCTTCCTGCCGAGGGCGGACATCGCGACCGAGACACTGGCCGCTGGGCTGATGGACATGGGCTGGGAGGTCGATGACGTCACGGCGTACCGCACGGTGCGCGCGGCTCCGCCGCCGGCCAAGACCCGCGAGGCGATCAAGACCGGCAAATTCGACGCCGTGCTGTTCACGTCCTCGTCCACGGTCCGGAACCTGGTCGGCATCGCGGGCAAGCCACACGCCAATACGGTGATCGCCTGTATCGGGCCGGCCACTGCCAAGACCGCGGAGGAGCACGGGCTGCGGGTAGACGTCATGGCGCCGGAACCGTCGGCGGAGTTGCTCGCATCGGCCCTGGCCGAGTTCGGTGCTTCCCGCCGGATGTCGTTGCTGGAGGCAGGCGAGCCGCTGCTGCGGCCTTCGCAGCGCCGGCGCGCGATGTCACGGAGGAAGAGCGCGCAGTAA